The Halarsenatibacter silvermanii genome includes a region encoding these proteins:
- a CDS encoding metallophosphoesterase: MITISFLTAPVPSPNSRLELEKFELESEKISEPLQILHLSDLHFTRWGRLEDKLLAEVAGLEFDLMVMTGDYIDNMRNFDKFRTFLQQLSRQVPAFAVPGNHDYRYDLDKIGRGLSGAGIRLLRNEHVELKVSGSSINIVGVGCPRMDRHRFAHACTPKKSGSGFNLVLSHTYQVIEQIEEMGRTHSLPRQELILAGDTHGRQVDLPVVRFFFDLIYQEDFVSGLFELEGENLGHLYVNRGLGVSAVPLRINCPPEITLIELKPVDRD, encoded by the coding sequence GTGATCACGATTTCCTTCCTGACTGCTCCCGTTCCATCTCCTAATTCCCGCCTGGAATTGGAGAAATTCGAGCTGGAGTCCGAAAAGATCAGTGAACCTTTGCAAATATTACATCTCAGCGATCTGCATTTTACACGCTGGGGGCGTCTTGAAGATAAACTTCTGGCTGAAGTAGCCGGTCTCGAGTTTGATCTGATGGTTATGACCGGCGATTATATAGATAATATGCGTAACTTTGATAAATTCAGAACATTTTTGCAGCAGCTGAGCCGGCAGGTTCCCGCCTTTGCCGTCCCGGGCAACCATGATTACCGATATGATCTGGATAAGATCGGCAGGGGGCTGTCCGGAGCCGGGATCCGCCTTCTCAGAAATGAACATGTGGAGCTGAAAGTTTCCGGCAGCTCGATCAATATCGTCGGTGTCGGCTGTCCGCGGATGGACAGGCACAGATTTGCCCATGCCTGTACGCCGAAGAAAAGCGGCAGCGGTTTTAATCTGGTGCTCTCTCATACCTATCAGGTTATCGAGCAGATTGAAGAGATGGGACGAACCCATTCTCTGCCCAGACAGGAACTTATTCTGGCAGGGGATACCCACGGGCGCCAGGTCGATCTGCCGGTGGTCAGATTCTTTTTTGATCTGATTTACCAGGAGGATTTTGTCTCCGGGCTTTTCGAGCTGGAAGGGGAAAATCTCGGTCATCTTTATGTCAACCGCGGTCTGGGAGTGAGTGCAGTTCCCCTGCGGATAAACTGTCCGCCGGAAATAACCCTGATAGAATTAAAACCGGTCGACCGCGATTGA
- a CDS encoding tetratricopeptide repeat protein — MKNLKKISIFLPVLIMAFMVFAIPGLAESGEEISRDELSSQEFWELHREEAQEAIAENGSLKDNYRLAVSQANLGYVRETMEMIDEFADDFDVDKLEEEIDKELHLARMGSENILYMNYAAFYYSIIREPEEAAGYFARIIERDEGNVWPYNYKATLYIEELEDMDRAHEILKQALEIEDNDYTHLLRAYAYYESGSYIRALNSLRRGRAAMDDLEDIM, encoded by the coding sequence ATGAAAAATCTGAAAAAAATATCGATATTTCTGCCTGTCCTCATCATGGCTTTTATGGTTTTTGCAATTCCCGGGCTGGCCGAAAGTGGCGAAGAAATCAGCCGGGATGAACTTTCCTCGCAGGAATTCTGGGAGCTGCATCGAGAAGAAGCCCAGGAGGCGATCGCTGAAAATGGCAGCTTAAAGGATAATTATCGGCTGGCGGTCAGTCAGGCCAATCTGGGATACGTCAGAGAAACTATGGAGATGATCGATGAATTTGCCGATGATTTCGATGTCGATAAGCTGGAGGAAGAGATCGATAAGGAGCTGCATTTAGCCCGGATGGGTTCTGAGAATATTCTTTACATGAACTATGCTGCCTTTTATTACAGCATCATAAGGGAGCCGGAGGAAGCAGCCGGTTATTTCGCCCGCATTATCGAGCGCGATGAGGGCAATGTCTGGCCCTATAATTACAAGGCTACTCTTTATATCGAGGAGTTGGAAGACATGGATAGGGCCCATGAAATTTTGAAACAGGCGCTGGAGATTGAGGATAACGATTATACCCATCTTTTGCGAGCCTATGCCTATTATGAGTCAGGCAGCTATATCAGAGCTCTTAACAGCCTGCGCCGGGGGCGGGCTGCCATGGATGATCTGGAGGATATAATGTGA